A single region of the Nocardioides sp. W7 genome encodes:
- a CDS encoding FAD-dependent oxidoreductase encodes MVEPAYDVVVVGAGPAGLTCASRAARGGARVLLVEKDRRIGGTLHLSGGHLSAGGTSLQRARGIEDSPDLHLADIYRISNDTGRKDLIAQVVEHAPETIEWLVEAGMPFDPESPRIVYGHEPYEIPRTVYGIEGGLSVLQVLQAEVESTVAGHDLTLWTSAPVTGLLTDGSGRVVGIEVYRDGVEVEVRAPAVVLATGGYGADGELFAERHGVELVTVASKTSTGDGIHLGTSVGAAIQGEGTYLPTFGGMRDPQSPHRANWAERALLTTERPPREIYVDGTGRRWIAEDEPSIDVKERELTALPDQVFWMVFDDDAVSRAGVGEPPLVLGWGPEELRRHANVRPGVHAADTLEELAALAGIDPAGLVGSVAAYNRAVEAGVDGEFGRRHLPAPIAVPPFYALHNQGIAVVTFDGLDIDDSFAVRDENGAVIGGLFAIGEVIGAGATCGNSFCSGMVLTPALVFGRLLGDRLAAGSRIS; translated from the coding sequence GTGGTCGAACCTGCTTATGACGTCGTGGTGGTGGGCGCCGGTCCGGCCGGCCTGACCTGCGCCAGCCGAGCCGCGCGGGGCGGAGCCCGGGTGCTGCTGGTCGAGAAGGACCGGCGGATCGGCGGCACCCTGCACCTCAGTGGCGGGCACCTCTCCGCCGGGGGGACCAGCCTCCAGCGGGCGCGGGGCATCGAGGACAGCCCGGACCTGCACCTCGCCGACATCTACCGGATCAGCAACGACACCGGCCGCAAGGACCTGATCGCCCAGGTCGTCGAGCACGCGCCCGAGACGATCGAGTGGCTGGTCGAGGCCGGGATGCCGTTCGACCCGGAGTCCCCGCGGATCGTCTACGGGCACGAGCCCTACGAGATCCCGCGCACGGTCTACGGCATCGAGGGCGGGCTCTCGGTCCTCCAGGTGCTCCAGGCCGAGGTCGAGTCCACCGTCGCCGGCCACGACCTGACGCTGTGGACGAGCGCGCCGGTCACCGGCCTGCTCACCGACGGGAGTGGTCGCGTGGTCGGCATCGAGGTGTATCGCGACGGCGTCGAGGTCGAGGTGAGGGCCCCGGCCGTGGTCCTCGCGACGGGCGGGTACGGCGCCGACGGCGAGCTGTTCGCCGAGCGGCACGGCGTCGAGCTGGTGACGGTCGCCTCGAAGACCTCGACCGGTGACGGCATCCACCTCGGCACGAGCGTGGGCGCCGCGATCCAGGGAGAGGGGACCTACCTCCCGACCTTCGGCGGGATGCGCGACCCGCAGAGTCCGCACCGGGCCAACTGGGCCGAGCGGGCGCTGCTGACCACGGAGCGTCCGCCGCGCGAGATCTACGTCGACGGCACCGGCCGGCGCTGGATCGCCGAGGACGAGCCGTCCATCGACGTCAAGGAGCGCGAGCTGACCGCGCTGCCCGACCAGGTCTTCTGGATGGTCTTCGACGACGACGCGGTCTCCCGGGCCGGGGTCGGCGAGCCCCCGCTCGTGCTCGGGTGGGGTCCGGAGGAGCTGCGCCGGCACGCGAACGTCCGGCCCGGCGTGCACGCCGCCGACACGCTCGAGGAGCTCGCCGCCCTCGCCGGGATCGATCCGGCCGGACTGGTCGGGTCCGTGGCGGCGTACAACCGGGCCGTCGAGGCAGGGGTCGACGGGGAGTTCGGTCGCCGGCACCTGCCCGCGCCGATCGCCGTACCGCCGTTCTACGCGCTGCACAACCAGGGCATCGCTGTGGTGACCTTCGACGGTCTCGACATCGACGACTCGTTCGCCGTGCGTGACGAGAACGGCGCGGTCATCGGCGGCCTGTTCGCGATCGGCGAGGTGATCGGCGCCGGCGCGACCTGCGGCAACAGCTTCTGCTCCGGCATGGTGCTCACCCCGGCCCTGGTCTTCGGTCGGCTGCTCGGCGACCGACTGGCTGCGGGTTCGAGAATTTCCTAA
- a CDS encoding TetR/AcrR family transcriptional regulator → MARAGLTPDRLVRAGAELADEVGFAHVTASAVARRFGVQVASLYSHVRGTEDLRTRIALLALEELADRGDAALAGRAGRDALVALGDVYRDYAREHPGRYDAARHRLDPQTAAASAGPRHAALSRAVLRGYDLSEVDQTHAVRLLGSVFHGFTSLEAAGGFEHSMPDAQESWTRILLALDTTLRSWSA, encoded by the coding sequence ATGGCACGCGCAGGACTGACCCCGGACCGGCTGGTCCGGGCCGGGGCGGAGCTGGCCGACGAGGTCGGCTTCGCCCACGTGACGGCGTCGGCCGTCGCCCGGCGCTTCGGCGTGCAGGTGGCGAGTCTCTACTCCCACGTCCGGGGCACCGAGGACCTGCGCACCCGGATCGCACTGCTCGCCCTGGAGGAGCTCGCGGACCGCGGTGACGCGGCGCTGGCCGGCCGGGCGGGCCGGGACGCCCTGGTGGCCCTCGGCGACGTCTACCGCGACTACGCGCGCGAGCACCCCGGGCGGTACGACGCCGCCCGGCACCGGCTCGACCCGCAGACGGCCGCGGCGAGCGCGGGTCCCCGGCATGCCGCCCTGTCGCGGGCGGTGCTGCGTGGCTACGACCTCAGCGAGGTGGACCAGACGCACGCGGTCCGGCTGCTCGGCAGCGTGTTCCACGGCTTCACCAGTCTCGAGGCCGCCGGGGGCTTCGAGCACTCCATGCCCGACGCACAGGAGAGCTGGACCCGGATCCTGCTCGCCCTCGACACGACCCTCAGGAGCTGGTCCGCATGA
- a CDS encoding SGNH/GDSL hydrolase family protein: MITVPLTPDLIRGAIELEETATGLLPHRLPGWARAQVADAQLTMAESQPAGVRLVLRTAATVLELDTIPTKRAYAGAPPRPDGCYDLVVDGEPLGRGTVTGGRTLAIDLATGSFELLAGEPGTLRFDDLPARVKDVEIWLPHDETTELVALRADAPVAPVPSGERPVWLHHGSSISQGSNAATPTGTWPAVAARLAGVDLVNLGFGGSALLDPFVARTLRDTPADLVSVKVGINLVNTDLMRLRAFTAAVHGFLDTIREGHPTTPLLVVSPTYCPIHEDTPGPAAVDTTAMAQGRLGFRATGDPAEVAAGKLTLRVVRAELARIVAQRSAIDPHLRYLDGQELYGAGDHDELPLPDDLHPDAATHLRIGERFAGLAL; encoded by the coding sequence ATGATCACCGTCCCCCTCACCCCCGACCTCATCCGCGGCGCGATCGAGCTGGAGGAGACCGCGACCGGCCTGCTCCCGCACCGGCTGCCGGGCTGGGCCCGCGCGCAGGTCGCCGACGCTCAGCTGACGATGGCCGAGTCGCAGCCGGCCGGCGTACGCCTGGTGCTCCGCACGGCCGCGACCGTCCTCGAGCTCGACACCATCCCGACCAAGCGCGCGTACGCCGGCGCGCCGCCCCGCCCGGACGGGTGCTACGACCTGGTCGTCGACGGCGAGCCGCTCGGCCGCGGGACCGTGACCGGCGGCCGCACCCTGGCGATCGACCTGGCCACCGGCTCGTTCGAGCTGCTGGCGGGGGAGCCGGGCACGCTCCGGTTCGACGACCTCCCCGCGCGGGTCAAGGACGTCGAGATCTGGTTGCCGCACGACGAGACCACGGAGCTGGTCGCGCTCCGTGCGGATGCGCCCGTGGCGCCGGTGCCCAGCGGCGAGCGGCCGGTCTGGCTGCACCACGGGAGCTCGATCAGCCAGGGCTCCAACGCCGCCACCCCGACCGGCACCTGGCCGGCCGTGGCCGCGCGGCTGGCCGGCGTCGACCTGGTCAACCTGGGCTTCGGCGGCAGCGCGCTGCTGGACCCGTTCGTCGCCCGCACCCTGCGCGACACCCCGGCCGACCTGGTCAGCGTCAAGGTCGGGATCAACCTGGTGAACACCGACCTGATGCGGCTGCGCGCCTTCACCGCCGCCGTTCACGGCTTCCTCGACACGATCCGCGAGGGCCACCCGACCACGCCGCTGCTGGTGGTATCGCCGACGTACTGCCCGATCCACGAGGACACCCCCGGCCCGGCGGCCGTCGACACCACCGCGATGGCCCAGGGCCGGCTCGGCTTCCGCGCGACCGGCGACCCCGCCGAGGTCGCGGCCGGCAAGCTGACCCTGCGCGTGGTCCGCGCCGAGCTGGCCCGGATCGTCGCCCAGCGCTCGGCCATCGATCCGCACCTGCGCTACCTCGACGGCCAGGAGCTGTACGGCGCGGGCGACCACGACGAGTTGCCGCTGCCCGACGACCTGCACCCGGACGCCGCCACCCATCTTCGGATCGGGGAGCGGTTCGCCGGGCTGGCGCTCTGA
- a CDS encoding excinuclease ABC subunit UvrA has product MSPTQHPADSHDLIRVHGARVNNLRDVSVELPKRRLTVFTGVSGSGKSSLVFGTIAAESQRLINETYSAFVQGFMPTQARPEVDLLDGLTTAIIVDQERMGTDPRSTVGTATDAYAMLRILFSRLGTPHIGSPQAFSFNVASVSGAGAVTINKGGRETKERRSFELIGGMCPRCEGRGAVNDIDLTALYDEEKSLNEGAITIPGYSMDGWYGRIYRGCGWFDPDKPIKKYSKKQLDDLLHKEATKIKVEGINLTYLGLVPQIKKSFLAKDVDALQPHIRAFVERAVTFSTCPDCGGSRLSEQARSSKIRDRNIAELCSMQISDLATWIRDLDEPPVKPLLDALGDTLDSFVEIGLGYLSLERPSGTLSGGEAQRTKMIRHLGSSLTDVTYVFDEPTIGLHPHDIQRMNQLLLQLRDKGNTVLVVEHKPETIAIADHAVDLGPQAGSAGGQVVYEGSVEGLRASDTLTGRHLGDRTALKESVRTATGALEVRGASTHNLQHVDVDLPLGVLVVVTGVAGSGKSSLIRGSVSGRDGVVSIDQGAIRGSRRSNPATYTGLLEPIRKAFAKENGVKPALFSANSEGACPNCNGAGVIYSDLGIMAGTATPCEVCEGRRFDASVLEYSYGGRDISEVLAMSVAEAEAFFGPDGAGKLPAAHKILARLADVGLGYLTIGQPLTTLSGGERQRLKLAVHLGEKGGVYVLDEPTTGLHLADVENLLGMLDRLVDSGKSVIVIEHHQAVMAHADWIVDLGPGAGHDGGRVVFEGTPADLVAAQSTLTGEHLASYVGP; this is encoded by the coding sequence ATGAGCCCGACCCAGCACCCCGCCGACAGCCACGACCTGATCCGGGTGCACGGCGCCCGGGTCAACAACCTGCGTGACGTCAGCGTCGAGCTGCCGAAGCGGCGGCTCACGGTATTCACCGGGGTCTCCGGATCGGGGAAGAGCTCGCTGGTCTTCGGCACCATCGCCGCGGAGTCGCAGCGGCTGATCAACGAGACCTACAGCGCGTTCGTGCAGGGCTTCATGCCGACCCAGGCACGGCCCGAGGTCGATCTGCTGGACGGACTGACCACCGCGATCATCGTGGACCAGGAGCGGATGGGCACCGACCCGCGCTCGACGGTCGGCACCGCGACCGACGCCTACGCGATGCTGCGCATCCTGTTCAGCCGGCTCGGCACGCCGCACATCGGCTCGCCGCAGGCGTTCTCCTTCAACGTCGCGTCGGTGAGCGGCGCCGGCGCGGTGACGATCAACAAGGGCGGCCGGGAGACCAAGGAGCGACGCAGCTTCGAGCTGATCGGCGGCATGTGCCCGCGCTGCGAGGGCCGCGGAGCCGTCAACGACATCGACCTGACGGCGCTGTACGACGAGGAGAAGTCGCTCAACGAGGGTGCCATCACCATCCCGGGCTACAGCATGGACGGCTGGTACGGCCGGATCTACCGCGGTTGCGGCTGGTTCGACCCCGACAAGCCGATCAAGAAGTACAGCAAGAAGCAGCTCGACGACCTCCTCCACAAGGAGGCCACCAAGATCAAGGTCGAGGGCATCAACCTGACCTATCTCGGTCTGGTCCCCCAGATCAAGAAGTCCTTCCTCGCCAAGGACGTCGACGCGCTCCAGCCGCACATCCGCGCGTTCGTCGAGCGCGCGGTCACGTTCTCGACCTGCCCCGACTGCGGCGGCAGCCGGCTCAGCGAGCAGGCGCGCTCGTCGAAGATCCGCGACAGGAACATCGCCGAGCTCTGCTCGATGCAGATCAGCGACCTGGCGACCTGGATCCGCGACCTCGACGAGCCGCCGGTCAAACCGCTGCTCGACGCCCTGGGCGACACCCTCGACTCGTTCGTGGAGATCGGGCTGGGCTACCTCAGCCTCGAGCGGCCCTCCGGCACCCTCTCGGGCGGCGAGGCGCAGCGCACCAAGATGATCCGGCACCTCGGGTCCTCGCTGACCGACGTCACCTACGTCTTCGACGAGCCGACGATCGGCCTGCACCCGCACGACATCCAGCGGATGAACCAGCTGCTGCTGCAGCTGCGCGACAAGGGCAACACGGTGCTCGTCGTCGAGCACAAGCCGGAGACGATCGCGATCGCCGACCACGCCGTCGACCTCGGCCCGCAGGCGGGTTCCGCGGGCGGCCAGGTGGTCTACGAGGGCAGCGTCGAGGGCCTGCGCGCCAGCGACACCCTGACCGGCCGGCACCTCGGCGACCGCACCGCCCTGAAGGAGTCGGTCCGCACCGCCACCGGCGCGCTGGAGGTCCGCGGCGCGAGCACCCACAACCTGCAGCACGTCGACGTCGACCTCCCGCTCGGCGTGCTGGTCGTGGTGACCGGCGTGGCCGGCTCCGGCAAGAGCTCGCTGATCCGCGGCTCGGTGTCCGGGCGCGACGGCGTCGTCTCGATCGACCAGGGCGCGATCCGGGGCTCGCGGCGCAGCAACCCCGCGACGTACACCGGACTGCTGGAGCCGATCCGCAAGGCGTTCGCCAAGGAGAACGGCGTCAAGCCCGCCCTGTTCAGCGCCAACTCCGAGGGCGCCTGCCCGAACTGCAACGGCGCCGGCGTCATCTACAGCGACCTCGGGATCATGGCCGGCACGGCCACCCCGTGCGAGGTCTGCGAGGGCCGGCGCTTCGACGCGTCGGTGCTGGAGTACTCCTACGGCGGCCGGGACATCAGCGAGGTGCTCGCGATGTCGGTCGCCGAGGCGGAGGCTTTCTTCGGCCCGGACGGCGCCGGAAAGCTCCCGGCGGCCCACAAGATCCTGGCCCGGCTCGCCGACGTCGGGCTCGGCTACCTCACCATCGGCCAGCCGCTCACCACGCTGTCGGGCGGCGAGCGGCAGCGCCTCAAGCTCGCCGTGCACCTGGGCGAGAAGGGCGGCGTCTACGTCCTCGACGAGCCCACCACCGGCCTGCACCTCGCCGACGTCGAGAACCTCCTCGGCATGCTCGACCGGCTGGTCGACTCCGGGAAGTCGGTGATCGTCATCGAGCACCACCAGGCCGTGATGGCGCACGCCGACTGGATCGTCGACCTCGGTCCCGGCGCCGGCCACGACGGCGGCCGGGTGGTCTTCGAGGGCACCCCGGCCGACCTGGTCGCGGCGCAGTCGACGCTCACCGGCGAGCATCTGGCGTCGTACGTCGGCCCCTGA
- a CDS encoding DUF4437 domain-containing protein — MRPHVELIQEDDYVWHGAELPGGEGRASERRLSVDEEDGSSSLRVDFHTGWGRSAGIHHANTEYYVLEGEIDYGGRKIGKGGYLYAPKGVPVDYLKVAEGTKLLHYREYGDAGFDAVDSLGGAQRWADAREDLIVIDSEAMKWDAVPNPGPMPGLFIKYLHVDPVTGFYTRLVHAQEGWSDHRLAHHPCYEEAYTTQGHMEYNFGTLDLGTYFFRPARVKHGHFTTMEGGATWLLRSDGELKNWYTQNEWVRWGGDGVNYTPEGLNEEPHQPTRWSSSTHDLAEPWRTEEDMRQMTASWQFQIDQGQDNTPVKHQGTGLDPSVRAIIAAMKRADADSLQGGHGDDHGHSHDHDHSHDDHSHDHGHDHSHDEAPARESINLDWGWAGRDVEHPDERTGELAHNWGARVTWKNGDPIPAPIISSLPVRSRSRGRWDGDGM; from the coding sequence GTGCGACCCCACGTCGAGCTCATCCAGGAAGACGACTACGTCTGGCACGGCGCCGAGCTGCCCGGCGGCGAAGGCCGGGCCAGCGAGCGCCGGCTCTCGGTCGACGAGGAGGACGGCTCCTCCTCGCTGCGCGTGGACTTCCACACCGGCTGGGGCCGCAGCGCCGGCATCCACCACGCCAACACCGAGTACTACGTGCTCGAGGGCGAGATCGACTACGGCGGCCGGAAGATCGGCAAGGGCGGCTACCTCTACGCACCGAAGGGGGTGCCGGTCGACTACCTGAAGGTCGCCGAGGGCACCAAGCTGCTGCACTACCGCGAGTACGGCGACGCCGGCTTCGACGCGGTCGACTCGCTCGGTGGCGCCCAGCGCTGGGCCGACGCCCGCGAGGACCTCATCGTGATCGACTCCGAGGCGATGAAGTGGGACGCCGTCCCCAACCCGGGCCCGATGCCGGGCCTGTTCATCAAGTACCTCCACGTCGACCCGGTCACCGGCTTCTACACCCGGCTGGTGCACGCCCAGGAGGGCTGGTCGGACCACCGCCTCGCGCACCACCCCTGCTACGAGGAGGCGTACACGACCCAGGGCCACATGGAGTACAACTTCGGCACCCTGGACCTCGGCACCTACTTCTTCCGCCCGGCGCGGGTGAAGCACGGCCACTTCACGACGATGGAGGGCGGCGCCACCTGGCTGCTCCGCTCGGACGGCGAGCTGAAGAACTGGTACACGCAGAACGAGTGGGTCCGCTGGGGCGGCGACGGCGTCAACTACACGCCGGAGGGTCTCAACGAGGAGCCGCACCAGCCGACGCGCTGGTCGTCCTCGACCCACGACCTGGCCGAGCCGTGGCGCACCGAGGAGGACATGCGGCAGATGACCGCCTCGTGGCAGTTCCAGATCGACCAGGGCCAGGACAACACCCCGGTCAAGCACCAGGGCACCGGCCTGGACCCCTCGGTCCGCGCGATCATCGCCGCGATGAAGCGGGCCGACGCCGACTCGCTGCAGGGCGGTCACGGCGACGACCACGGTCACTCCCACGACCACGACCACTCGCACGACGATCACTCGCACGACCACGGTCATGACCACAGCCACGACGAGGCCCCGGCCCGCGAGTCGATCAACCTCGACTGGGGCTGGGCCGGCAGGGACGTCGAGCACCCCGACGAGCGCACCGGCGAGCTGGCCCACAACTGGGGCGCCCGCGTCACCTGGAAGAACGGGGACCCGATCCCCGCCCCGATCATCTCCTCGCTGCCCGTCCGCAGTCGCTCGCGCGGCCGCTGGGACGGCGACGGGATGTGA
- a CDS encoding AMP-binding protein, which produces MPIRPGGAGLSIAGGIREFALASPTATAVIDGDRRLSFAALDERASRLGQHLLGRGLRPGDRVAVLLGNRLEYPEIAAGIAKAGLVMVPLNPRLTPGESRYILEHSGARALVLDDALAAVAGDLADLGLVVLGIGGTQLGPDYDTQLARADSRDPGVAVDELDAFCIAYTSGTTGRPKGVVISHRSRALTFYLSALEWGLGPGRTSAAVAPMYHGAGFAFGYAPVFAGGTVTMLPHWDPEEFLALMERDRVQSTFLVPTHAQMLRGLGEGAVAKHDLGALDTLYFNAAALPWPLKQWVMSEFPGRGIHELYGSTEAGIITNLRPADQDRKPGSVGHAWFMTELRVVDDAGNPVAAGEPGELFSRSPFLMNGYHDNPEATAECTTEDGFLTCGDVVVRDDEGYVHIVDRKKDLIISGGLNVYPREIEDALASHPAVADSAVVGVPSEAWGEEVSAYVVLRDGRSLDDALSAELTSHCRDRLAGYKIPRHWAAIGALPRNASGKVLKRELRDGPSTN; this is translated from the coding sequence ATGCCGATCCGCCCTGGTGGAGCCGGACTCTCGATCGCCGGAGGCATCCGCGAGTTCGCCCTCGCGTCGCCCACCGCCACGGCCGTCATCGACGGCGACCGCCGCCTGAGCTTCGCCGCGCTCGACGAGCGCGCGAGCCGGCTCGGCCAGCACCTGCTCGGCCGGGGCCTGCGCCCCGGCGACCGGGTCGCCGTACTGCTCGGCAACCGGTTGGAGTACCCCGAGATCGCCGCCGGGATCGCTAAGGCCGGACTCGTGATGGTCCCGCTCAACCCGCGCCTGACGCCCGGCGAGAGCCGCTACATCCTCGAGCACTCGGGCGCCCGCGCCCTGGTCCTCGACGACGCGCTCGCCGCGGTCGCCGGCGACCTCGCCGACCTCGGCCTCGTCGTGCTCGGCATCGGCGGCACCCAGCTCGGCCCCGACTACGACACTCAGCTGGCCCGCGCCGACTCCCGCGACCCCGGCGTCGCGGTCGACGAGCTCGACGCGTTCTGCATCGCCTACACCTCGGGCACGACCGGCCGCCCCAAGGGCGTCGTCATCTCCCACCGCAGCCGGGCGCTGACGTTCTACCTCAGCGCGCTCGAGTGGGGCCTCGGTCCGGGTCGTACGTCCGCGGCGGTCGCGCCGATGTACCACGGCGCGGGCTTCGCCTTCGGCTACGCGCCGGTCTTCGCCGGCGGCACCGTCACCATGCTCCCCCACTGGGACCCCGAGGAGTTCCTCGCGCTGATGGAGCGGGACCGGGTGCAGTCGACGTTCCTGGTGCCGACCCACGCGCAGATGCTGCGCGGGCTCGGCGAGGGGGCGGTCGCGAAGCACGACCTCGGCGCGCTCGACACCCTCTACTTCAACGCGGCCGCGCTGCCGTGGCCGCTGAAGCAGTGGGTGATGAGCGAGTTCCCGGGCCGCGGCATCCACGAGCTCTACGGCTCGACCGAGGCGGGCATCATCACCAACCTCCGCCCGGCCGACCAGGACCGCAAGCCCGGCTCCGTGGGCCACGCCTGGTTCATGACCGAGCTGCGCGTCGTCGACGACGCGGGCAACCCGGTCGCGGCGGGCGAGCCGGGCGAGCTCTTCAGCCGCTCGCCGTTCCTGATGAACGGCTACCACGACAACCCCGAGGCCACCGCCGAGTGCACCACCGAGGACGGCTTCCTCACCTGTGGTGACGTCGTGGTCCGCGACGACGAGGGCTATGTGCACATCGTCGACCGCAAGAAGGACCTGATCATCTCCGGCGGGCTCAACGTCTACCCCCGCGAGATCGAGGACGCGCTGGCCTCACACCCCGCGGTCGCGGACTCCGCGGTCGTCGGCGTACCGAGCGAGGCCTGGGGCGAGGAGGTGTCGGCGTACGTCGTGCTCCGCGACGGCCGATCCCTCGACGACGCCCTCTCCGCCGAGCTGACGAGCCACTGCCGCGACCGACTCGCCGGCTACAAGATCCCCCGCCACTGGGCCGCCATCGGCGCGCTCCCCCGCAACGCGAGCGGGAAGGTCCTCAAGCGCGAGCTGCGCGACGGACCCAGCACCAACTGA
- a CDS encoding DsbA family oxidoreductase, producing MQIEIWSDVVCPWCFVGKRRLERALADFEHRDDVEVVYRSFELDPTAPHHGHELTTGVIARKYGRSEDEMRDMQQQLIDTAAADGLELRLFENVHTNTIDAHRLLHLALEAGGPPLQRTLKEALLTSYFTRAEDVGDHAVLTATAVAAGLDADRVAAVLASEEYADAVAADIAQARAYGATGVPFFVVDRKFGVSGAQPSEVFAQVLDRAWTEAHPVLLTVGGDADACGPDGCSI from the coding sequence ATGCAGATCGAGATCTGGAGCGACGTCGTTTGTCCCTGGTGCTTCGTCGGCAAGCGCCGCCTCGAGCGGGCGCTGGCCGACTTCGAGCACCGTGACGACGTCGAGGTCGTCTACCGGTCCTTCGAGCTGGACCCGACCGCGCCCCACCACGGCCACGAGCTGACGACCGGCGTGATCGCGCGCAAGTACGGCCGCAGCGAGGACGAGATGCGCGACATGCAGCAGCAGCTCATCGACACCGCGGCCGCCGACGGCCTCGAGCTCCGGCTCTTCGAGAACGTCCACACCAACACCATCGACGCGCACCGGCTCCTCCACCTCGCGCTCGAGGCCGGCGGTCCGCCGCTCCAGCGGACGCTGAAGGAGGCGCTGCTGACGTCGTACTTCACCCGGGCCGAGGACGTCGGCGACCACGCCGTGCTGACCGCGACTGCGGTGGCCGCAGGCCTGGACGCCGACCGGGTCGCCGCCGTCCTCGCCTCCGAGGAGTACGCCGACGCGGTGGCCGCCGACATCGCCCAGGCGCGGGCGTACGGCGCCACCGGGGTGCCGTTCTTCGTGGTCGACCGGAAGTTCGGCGTCTCCGGCGCCCAGCCCAGCGAGGTCTTCGCCCAGGTCCTCGACCGGGCCTGGACCGAGGCGCACCCGGTGTTGCTGACCGTCGGCGGCGACGCCGACGCGTGCGGTCCGGACGGGTGCTCGATCTAA
- the efeU gene encoding iron uptake transporter permease EfeU produces the protein MLANYLIGLREGLEAGLVVSIVVAYLVKTDRRHLLPRIWAGVALAVAVSLAFGAALTYGPQTLTFEAQELIGGSLSIVAVGFVTYMIFWMAQAARSLSGELRGRIDVAAEGGRWSLVVVAVLAVGREGLETALFLWSATRAGTRDAGGVAPPTWEPLLGAGLGIATAVVLAWLIYRGAVSINLSRFFTWTGAFLIIVAAGVLAYGVHDLQEAGVLPGLHNLAFDVSDTVDVNSWYGALLKGVFNFSPATTWLEAAAWLLYAVPVMTLFVLGVRRRSTPIERETADA, from the coding sequence GTGCTCGCCAACTATCTGATCGGCCTCCGCGAGGGCCTCGAGGCCGGCCTGGTGGTCAGCATCGTGGTGGCGTACCTGGTCAAGACCGACCGGCGTCACCTGCTCCCGCGGATCTGGGCGGGGGTCGCGCTCGCCGTCGCGGTGAGCCTCGCCTTCGGAGCGGCGCTGACCTACGGTCCGCAGACGCTGACCTTCGAGGCGCAGGAGCTGATCGGCGGGTCGCTCTCGATCGTCGCGGTCGGCTTCGTGACCTACATGATCTTCTGGATGGCCCAGGCCGCGCGCAGCCTTTCGGGCGAGCTGCGCGGACGCATCGACGTCGCCGCCGAGGGCGGTCGCTGGTCGCTCGTCGTCGTCGCCGTGCTCGCCGTCGGCCGGGAGGGCCTGGAGACCGCGCTCTTCCTGTGGTCCGCGACCCGCGCCGGCACCCGCGACGCGGGCGGGGTCGCGCCGCCGACCTGGGAGCCGCTGCTCGGTGCGGGGCTCGGCATCGCGACGGCCGTCGTACTGGCCTGGCTGATCTACCGCGGCGCGGTCTCGATCAACCTCTCGCGCTTCTTCACCTGGACCGGCGCGTTCCTGATCATCGTGGCCGCCGGGGTGCTGGCGTACGGCGTCCACGACCTGCAGGAGGCCGGTGTGCTGCCCGGTCTGCACAACCTGGCCTTCGACGTCTCGGACACCGTCGACGTCAACAGCTGGTACGGCGCGCTGCTGAAGGGCGTCTTCAACTTCTCCCCGGCCACCACGTGGCTGGAGGCCGCGGCCTGGCTCCTGTACGCCGTGCCGGTCATGACCCTGTTCGTCCTCGGCGTCCGACGCCGTTCCACTCCCATCGAGAGAGAAACAGCCGATGCGTAA